TCAAGCGCTTTCGATATGACTTCGTGGCAGTTGTCACACTGCAGCTCACCAACGCTGTTGAACCCTACGTTTGCCAAAATTGATTTATGAACGTTGAAGCAGAGCACAGACGTGAACATTTCGTCGGCTTTCGGGTCGACAGCACTTGGGACGTCGCCTCCGTCCTCATGTTTGTGACAAAACCATTCCGCGGCCATCTCCTTCCAGTCCGCAGAAGGAAGAGGGAGAACACGTCTGAACGTGGTTTCCTTCGCAAGCACGTCACTGTCACAGCTTCTGCAACGAAACATGCAAGTGCAGCCGTGGCCAGGTTCAGATGTGCCTACTATCGGAATGTGCGGCATGTTGCATTGACCCTCGACTTGAATACGGAATGACAGCTCTGTGCGCTTTGAAGATGCGGTTTCTGCGTCCCGTTTATCAACACGTTTTCGAATGCTCGACTGGGTCTCATGTCTGAAACGATATTCCGATGGCAGTGTCAGTTGGGTAGTGGACACCTCTGCATCGTTCAACCTCACACCTACGGTGAAGGACCTTGCGTCTGCGTCCACTTGTACGGTCGTCGTGTCGGCAAATATTTCTTCCAATGTGATGTACACGTTGCACACATTTAAAATTGGTCTTAGCTCCACCGAAACACTTACGTTAGGTTTCATTGGAAGGCCGAACATGTACTATGAACGAACTACAACGTGCTGCTCAGCAGTCAGCACGTTTTTGAAGCGTTTTCGAGCATTTCAATCGACTGGATTTGGCTGGATTCGATCGTTTCCTTGACTTGGCTAGCGCTTTGCGCCGCAGCGCCGTTGGAACGTCGGGAGCGGAAGTGCAAAGACATCGGCGGACGTCGAAGTGTTCGTGCTGGAAAGTTATTTCGGTTTCTTTCTAGTATACGCCGTAGTTTGGTGTGAATACGTGGAAAAACGAGGAGGAGCCTCTTTCGATTCCTCCCTTTATGTGTAACGTATCCAAAGATGCtgttttggagaaactcgaagAGATAGTATTCGACGAAAACGAAGTCGTCACATACAGGTTTCTGTGCAAGCAGTGGCGGTTGCACGCAAACGTTGCAAAGCAACTGCTTAAAGACTTCTGTGTCAGGCAACAACTTCATCAACGGAAGGTGTTCGTTTGGTACGCACTGTTTCGAAGTTCGTCCTTTGTGCTTGTGCCCGAAACAAAGATTGAGCGTTACCGGAATCGCGCATCAAGTTGCCATGTGTACGCGGTGCTACAAAGCAGGAACGAAGACCCCTGCGTAATATATATAGCTGACTTGAAAAACTCCCTCAGAGGTTTTTACAAGATGTCTGCCATTGAACATCTACGATAGCCCtttgtggctttttttttctccttgtttttaTCACACCATGAAGCACAGGTTTTCGTTTTTACGGAGCCTATACAATGAAATATACCATGGCTGATTACAGCATTCTTTTATTTTGCTTCGTGTTGTTGCTTCGTAATATCCACAAAATACACCAACGCTTCCGCTCCACTGTACATAAGCATTCTATCATGACTGTCAGTTTGCAaatccaattattattattacacaaaaaaaacatgaaGGGCCGTTGAAAGGCCACTTCACCTGACAGCTCTCTCACCTGAATGTATGTATGTCATCTTGAGCAAAGTGAACCTAAAAAATCACGACGCTGCATTATGCGGACATCACAAGCTTCTGTTGTTTGTACAGTGTGAAGTCGTTACGTTCTGCACTATTTACGAAATGGAAAATTTATAACCTAAACACTCCTGAACAAAAACAGTTGATAAAAGTACTAATACATCTCAACATCCTACGAACTCCTCAACCATGCACACACTGGCGTTGATCCGAACCTGTAGTAACGTTTGTGTTTCACTGAACAATGTAAACCCCTAAGACAACAAGGAGGATAAACCAAGTGCAGAATAAACACCATGAAAGAGCTAACTTAACACGTCGGGAATGATTTCATGTAGGGTAGGC
This genomic stretch from Ornithodoros turicata isolate Travis chromosome 9, ASM3712646v1, whole genome shotgun sequence harbors:
- the LOC135368357 gene encoding uncharacterized protein LOC135368357 isoform X1 yields the protein MFGLPMKPNVSVSVELRPILNVCNVYITLEEIFADTTTVQVDADARSFTVGVRLNDAEVSTTQLTLPSEYRFRHETQSSIRKRVDKRDAETASSKRTELSFRIQVEGQCNMPHIPIVGTSEPGHGCTCMFRCRSCDSDVLAKETTFRRVLPLPSADWKEMAAEWFCHKHEDGGDVPSAVDPKADEMFTSVLCFNVHKSILANVGFNSVGELQCDNCHEVISKALDRNSMTVEVLRTRVDVWTLNGSTRLLLRRDATSVLSHMIKEQLSLSVSCRLILEAGDLALLVWVMETGLQYFKAVNLERGHHPICFQAVTKVLYLVAELQSSVVHSWREDALVTVQPVDKVLFQETLAMLNGSRSGDTLDDFMVGFVPECMS
- the LOC135368357 gene encoding E3 ubiquitin-protein ligase E3D-like isoform X2 encodes the protein MFGLPMKPNVSVSVELRPILNVCNVYITLEEIFADTTTVQVDADARSFTVGVRLNDAEVSTTQLTLPSEYRFRHETQSSIRKRVDKRDAETASSKRTELSFRIQVEGQCNMPHIPIVGTSEPGHGCTCMFRCRSCDSDVLAKETTFRRVLPLPSADWKEMAAEWFCHKHEDGGDVPSAVDPKADEMFTSVLCFNVHKSILANVGFNSVGELQCDNCHEVISKALDRNSMTVEVLRTRVDVWTLNGSTRLLLRRDATSVLSHMIKEQLSLSVSCRLILEAGDLALLVWVMETGLQYFKAVNLERGHHPICFQAVTKVGRCNSR